The genomic region AAAAGGATTTAATAGCTTTAACTCGAATCGCCTATTACTTCGATAGCAGTAAGCATTATGAAAACAGCTACTTGCTTGACGAAGTGAAGATGGTCGTTGATGCACCGCGTAATGCAGTGGAGTTGAGCGATATGTCACTACAACTGTTAAACACCACTGCTACAATCAATCTGGCCTTCTCTGGTAACAAACTTACAGGTGTGCTGGATGATGCAGATCAGGGCAAGGTTAAGTACCGCGTGTTGTTGAACGGTAAAACGTATTATCCGGCGGATGGCAATTTTACACGACTAGCAGCTTCTCCATTCAATATTGAACTCAATATTGACGAGAGAAATGTTAATTTTGGCGTAGAGAATACCTTGAAGGTTGAATTTCAGGACTATTGGGGTGCAGTAGATTCCTGGGAAACCAAGTTTATCGGATCGTATTCAGGATTAATGTTTATGGATGAGTCTGGAGACTTTCTGTCAGATACCTTTGGTGGTATTTTGAAACAACTTGATTATGGGGTAATCATTGCCGGACAGACAACGTTAACGAAGAAAGTCAGAATCAAAAACTTGCTAGGATATGCTGTGGATCATGTATACCTGGAGATGGATAAGAAGTTCGAAACGGACGGTGTTGAAGTCCAATTGTCCAGACAGGCCGATCCGTTTCTTCCGATCGATTATCTGACCTATGGTCTGATTCAACCGGAGGGTAGCATCGATTTTTATATTCGTATCGCAACAGATATTCATGCCAAGCCGAATCCTAATGGTAATTTTGAAATGAAGGTCACAGCAGACCGGGTGTAGCTCTCAATACAATGAGACAGGAAGTGAGTGGAATTAATAACGGGGAGACTCTATTAGAAAGTTATATACATATTAAAAGTCCGGCAAATCGTTTTGCAGCAAAGTATATCCTGTACAATCAAGTAGATGAAGAACTGCCTTCGACCCTAATAGCTGCTACAAGAAAAGTGTCCGAGATCGTATCCAGTGTATCCGTACGTGTCAGACGGTCACAGGAATTGAGCAATTCGCTATATGTAATGTACAAGGCGCAAGGAGATCTGAGCGCAACCATTCAAGCGGCATCCAAAGTTGATCTTGAAGGCATGTTGTACGTTCGGCCACATAACCGTGCACACGGCAAATATGAATTACTGGAAGCACCGCGTGTAACTGTTAATCTTAAGCCTGTTGCTGATGCAACCACGCGAAGTCAAACTCACTTGCAGACGATCAATTTTGGTGATACACAGCGTATGATGATCGGCAGAGACGAGATGGAGCAATTCGAATCGTTTATACATTTCGGTGATCTGGATACCAGAATACCTGATCTGTTATATCTGGAAGAAGCTAAATTGAGGTTATATTACACAGGAACCCTGGCACCTGGAGCACACATTGAGCTGCATCAGCCGGATACATTGTGGCGGGAGTACGGGATCACGTATGCAAACAGACCTCATTCCATTCAGCTCTTATCGTCCAGTTATATCATGAATACGACTGAACGTTATGTTGAGTTTGATATGATGGCATTACTTCAAATGTGGAGAGAAGGTATTCTTTCGAATGTTGGAATGATTATTCAGTCTAGCGGTAACACGCCGATATATTTCAACACTCGTGAGTCTTCCAAACCACCTGTTTTGCAGATGAAATATATCACTTCTCAGATTTATTCCATCGGTCGAACCGAAATCGAAAGTGAAGTTTTTATTTATGGTGCAGGTCGCAAAGACATAGCTTCAACGTTAGTTGTACACAGTGATATTGGGCTGGACTGGCTCAAATCCCAGTTGTACGTTCACCGCTATGAGGATCACATGCATCATGATATACCTCAAGTAATAGCGGTCAGCCGTCCGGACCTGGATGTAGATCTGATAATAGCTAAACGTGTAGATGCGGAACTAGATTCGAACGTCTCTATTGCTGAAAGTAGGACAGAAGAGAAGGAAACATGGGTTTCTATTTCTAAGCCCGAACTTCACTCGCAGTTCATTACCGCCATACGGACAACTAGAGATACAGAAGGCAATCTTGCGGTTAGAACAGGTCTGGACGACGAAAAAACTGTAGAAATCGCAGTTTCTCATCCTGACCTACCTTCAGTTATTACGGTAGATAGACAAATGTCTCTGGTTAGTACGTTAACGATATCACAGTTGTTCAATGATGGACGGGATACGAGTTTAATTGTATCCATACCTGATCTTCATGCTTCGTTGGAAGTCTCCAATTATATAAAAGCAACTTCGACGTTGGGGTCTTTGTTAACGGTCATGTACGACTGTGATTCGACTGTGATTTCGGAGATTATGGTTAATAAGCCTGATCTGAATAGCATCCTTCAAGTCAGAGCATTAGATCATGATGAGAGGGCAGGCACTCTTGAGATTCCTTATTTGGAAGAACAGCTTGGGCAATTATATATCTCCAGACCTGATGTACTTTCCAGCATTGAAGTCAAGTATATGGATGTTTTGGATAGCCACATTAGTATCAAGGAAAGAGAATATTTGGATGGCTATCTTCAGGTGCGAGAGTGGAAGGATATGCAGTCTACAGTAGATGTGAGACAGATTGTTGATATGGCTACTGAACTGACAATTTCCAAGCCTGATCTGGCCGCGTATATCCTACCAAGAGTTATTGCGAATGAGGAGTTAGATTCAATCGCAAGTATCCGTAAACGGGATGCCAGTGATATAGTGACCACAGTGATTGTGAAGAGTCCAGGGAATCAAGCCTATTTTTACATTCTATAAAATGATATATCATCAAAGAGGGCATTGGCCCTCTTTTTTTTGCGTTTAGGCTCTTGCCCAACTCTAAGCATCTGTACTTTATTGTGTAACAGTCGTCTTCTCGTTATGTTACAATATGTTCATCATATATTAAGGAATGAAGACCATGCGTCAAGAGGACAGCGTATTTGAACAGATTATGAAGCAGAAGAGATTGAAGCGTATCAAGCCTGAAACAAAAAAACTTCAAGTAATACATAAAAAGAAACTAGCTCAGGAGCAATTAAGTGAATTGGATCTCCAGTTCAAACAGACGGTAGCTGAATCAATAGATCGAAGTGCACTTCATAGACGTGTACTGGGAATTAGAAGAGATTTGACGGAGATAAGGCGATTAAAAAATGATGAACATACGTTTTAAGGTAGGCCTGATTTGACTCACCTTGGGTGAGGTGGCTTTTTAGTATGGAGTTTATTCTCTGCGTTGTAATCTCTGATATCTAATCCTATAGACCTACTCCTTTTGACATGGTATGATGATTCCATAATTTAGGAAACGAGGTCTACGTATGAAGAAGTTGGTTTTATCGTTTTTAGCCTTATTATTATTTATCATTTCAACTACATATGCACCCGCACCAGCGACAGCAGCTACTAAGTATGATTTCAAAAACGTAAATTGGGGCATGACTGTTAATCAGGTTAAAAAGAAAGAAAAATCGAAGATATTGGAAACAGTAAAGAGTAAAGATTTCACTTACGTAGTTTATAAAACAAAAGGATTTAGGAAGAATGCGAATTTGTATTACTTGTTTTACAAAAACAAATTAGTCCGTGCAATGTATGTGTTTGACCCAAACAATACAAATGGAACTACAAGGGACTTGATTAGTGAATATTTCAGTTTAAAAAGAGATCTCTTTGATACATATGAGGGATCTATTAACAACAGAGACATTCTTAATCGGAGCGGCAAGCGTGTTACTCCATATGAAGGCGAAGAGAAAGATTTGGCTGCTGGAAAGATAAGCTACCAATGCTATTGGATAGTAGATAAGAAAAAAACACATATTAGTCTTTCCCTCTCTATCTTTGGAAGCTTCTTAATTAATCGAGTAATCTACAGCGATAACTCTCTGGACTTCGATATCGATGAACTAATGGATTCTATGTAAAGTGTAGGTTAAATCAGTGAAGGAGCTGCCTCATTTCCGAGGTAGCTTTTTATATTCCACTAAGCATATTTCTAATATCTAAGTCTGCGAAGAGAATTACCAACAATGCATTTGAACTGTAAGTACCTACATTTTCTCAAACACGGCAGGTGTCCACACGACAATCCAGAATGAGGCATACAATTATCGTGACCTGTGGAAGAGGAGGTGGATCGGGAAATTATGGTGACGATGGAGCCTATTGTAGTCGGAGAACATGTATTGGTTGGGGTAGAAGTCAAGCTGCCCAAAACAACGTTGTTGACCATTAACACATCCAAAGGATATATCATGTGCGGAGCACTCGACGTGGGATTACTTAATGAGAAGCTCGGGGATCGCAAAATTATTGCGGCTCGGGCGGTTGGTGTGCGTACACTGGAGCAATTGTTGCATGCACCTATGGAATCGGTGACAACAGAAGCCGAAGCCATGGGCATTACGGTTGGCATGACGGGTGTAGAGGCTTTGTTGAAAATGATCTAATCACTAACAAAAGGGCTCCCCATATGGGAAGCCCTTCTTTAGCATTCTAATCCAGAGCCTAGTGCACGTCGGTCGTAATCACCAACTCTATATACACGAACTCTTCTTGAATACTCTTATTAAATTATGCTTCTTCCTTCGCGAACAAGGCAGCCAGATTTTCTTGGAAAGGAGCGCGAACAACGCCTTTTTCCGTGATAATAGCTGTTACATATTCGTTAGGCGTTACGTCAAATGCTGGATTGTATACTTTAACACCTTGCGGTGCGGTACGTTTACCAAATCCTTCAGTGACTTCCTCCGTAGCACGTTCCTCAATCGGAATGAGATCTCCGGATGGAGTGGACAAATCGATGGTCGACAATGGGCTTGCTACATAGAACGGAATATTGTGAGCCTTGGCAAGCACGGCCACGCTGTAGGTTCCGATTTTGTTAGCTACATCACCATTCGCTGCAACGCGATCTGTTCCGACGATAACAGCTTGAATCCAGCCTTTGGACATGACCATGCCTGCCATGTTATCACAGAGCAACGTAACGTCAATGCCAGCCTGCTGTAGCTCAAATGCAGTCAGGCGTGCACCTTGAAGTACAGGACGAGTCTCGTCTGCAAATACTTTGAGATGGATACCGCGTTCCTGTGCGAGATACATTGGAGCAGTTGCCGTACCGTACTTCGCTGTGGCCAGTCCGCCTGCATTACAGTGGGTGAGTACACCCATACCATCTTCGAACAAAGGCAGTGCATTCTCGCCGATCATGCGGCACACTTCTTCGTCTTCCTTCTGAATCAACAGGGCTTCTACTTCAAGAGCAGTATTGCCCTCTTCCAGACTCAGGCCAGATTCAACGACCTCATTTGCTTTTTGCATCATGCGATCCAGTGCCCAGAACAAGTTCACCGCTGTTGGACGGGAAGTAGCCAGATGAGCACATATGGATTTTACATGATCCAGCCAGCCTTGAATGGTCGTTCCGTCATATGACTTCGCCCCCAGTACGACACCAAATGCAGCAGCAATGCCGATCGCTGGAGCACCGCGTACTTTCATGGAGTGGATGGATTCCCATACTTCCTCGGGTGTGTACAATTTCAGCATGAGGATGGTTTCGGGCAGCAGACGCTGGTCAAGCATTTCAAGCTTGTCCTTTTTCCAGATGAGAGAGGACAGAGGCTGATATTCAGGGGTTGTCATGGATGATTCCTCCGTTCCTTATGTTAAGCCTTAGTAGTTGAGACAGCTGTAGATACAATATCCAGCACTTCACCGATGGTATTCAAGCGACGATTGTTTTTGATTAACGCTTTACCAATGGCCAATGATTTACGCTGAGAACGTTCACGTTCGGTCGCATCGGAGATGGTATCTATATCCGCCACGTGAGCGAGGCCTACAATACGACGAACCATTTTGGCACCTGCGAAGCCGATCGAATCTTTGAACAATTGTTGCACATACAGATCCTGGTACCCTGGCGTTTTCGCCATTGGATCAATCAGGTCGTTAGCCCAGAGGGCACGGAAACGGGATTCGAACTCAGTCCATACATCACGAACCATATTCAGCAAAAGCGTTTGACGCTCACGCAAAGCGGTCTCATCCTGAATCCATCCTGGCAAGGATGCGTAATTCAAGAGCAGATTCGCAAGGACTGCACCGACATCGAATCCCATGGGGCCGTAATAGGCAAATTCGGGATCAATGACCTTCGTCGATTCAGGTGTAACAAAAATACTGCCTGTATGCAGATCTCCGTGAAGCAGTGCCTGCCCATGTGTCAGGAATTTTTCCCGCAGCAAGGCCACTTCAAGGTGAAGTTCTCCATCTGTACGAAGGGCTTCAGCTTCATCTTCAATGGAAGAATCATAATTATTTTTCTCGGCGATCCGGTAGGGTTCATCAAAGATCAGATCTTCCGTTATTTTGCATTGGTCCGGATTAATGAATCTGCCCTGTTGTTCCTTCTTCAATTGCTGATCCATGCCCAAGTCGGATGTGAAGAACAGCGTTCTTGCCATGAATTCCCCAATATGCTGTGCAAAAAGAGGATAGGTAACACCTTCGATTAGGCCTTTGCGCATGATCACATGATCACTCAGATCTTCCATAACCGTTAACGCGAGGTCATCATCGTAATGATACACTTCGGGTACCATCCCTGGACACAGACGATACTCTTCCTGAAGAATCTCACGTTCGATTCGGGCGCGCACCAGAGACAGTGGCCATGATTCTCCAACCACTTTCGCATAAGGAAGCGCCTGTTTGATAATGATACTTTTATCGGAGTTCTGATCCGTAATGTGGAATACCAAATTCAGATTGCCGTCGCCGATCTCGTGACAATCCAGATTCGCATCTGCCGCAAATGGACCCGGTAATGTTTTGGCCAGTTCAATTGCATCCTGGGGGGTAAAAGGGTGATATTGGGACAAAGGTGCCACCTCCATATATATGAAGAAACAGGAAAACCCACTTCTTTGCTTGGTATATGTCAGTATATCGGAAATAGCGCGGTTTTTGAACTTTTTTTTGAGACAAGCCAAGGCGATCCTGATTCGAACTTCCTGTTCAAGGGTAAAAACAAATAGGCCGGACGGTTGAGAGAAACGCCGCGAGCAGGCCTCCCCGCTACCAAGCGGTGACACATTATTAACTCTCTGTTATACAGTGCAGGACAACCTGATTACCGCTGCATGACAGACTAATTTTAAATAAAGGATGGGATTAATATGGCTACAACAAACAAAACAGATCAAGCAAAATCAGTGGAACAAGTACTTAATCGTCAGGTGGCTAACCTGAACGTATTGTATGTCAAAATCCATAACTATCACTGGTACGTTAAAGGACCTAACTTCTTCACATTGCATGTGAAATTCGAAGAGTTCTACAACGAAGTTACGGTGCAAATGGATGAAATCGCTGAGCGTATTCTTACGCTGAAAGGCAGCCCAGCGGCTACAATGAAAGAATATCTGGAGCTTTCCTCTATCCAGGAAGCAGCAGGCGGCGAAGACGCGAAAACAATGGTGCAAAACCTGATCGAGGACTTCGCTACACTTTCGAATGAATATCAGGAGGGAATCGAAGTTGCAGATGCAGCTGAAGATCAACCAACATCCGATATGCTGACAGGCTTCAAGGCGGATCTGGAGAAACATATGTGGATGCTTCGCTCTTTCCTGGGCTAATAAATCTACTATTGTAGCCTAATACAAGTGTGTCTCTTACGTAAGCCTTCTGCTCCCCGATCTGTTGTCAGAAATGCCCTGAGCGTCTATACTGCTGACAAGAACGAGAGGGGAGAGAAACGCTTATGTTAGAACCAACGATACCGGCTTTAAAAGAATGGGCTTCTGCAATCAAAGCACTGGAAACGGGTCGTCAGATTATGGTGATGCGCAAAGGTGGGATTGTAGAGGAAACCCGACATTTTGAGCTGAAAAGTCCAGCGTTTTATCTGTATCCGACTTATGAACATCAGCGTAAAGAACTGATTAAGTCCTCGGATCAATCCTATGTTGAAGAATCATTGGCCGAATGGGTGCCCGAAGCTTCGACAATCCGCATTACGGCATATGCTGAAGTAACGCAGGATCTGGAGATACGAGATCAGGAGATGCTGGATCGACTTCTTGACTTTCATATGTGGACAGCGGATTTTGCCGAAGACCGTTTGAAATGGAAACGGAAAGATCCGCTCCATGTATTGATTTTACGTGTGTACCTTTTGAAGGAACCGATGGAGATCCCCGTACTGCCTGAATATAATGGTTGCCGTTCATGGATTTCTATTCCGAATGGTCCGGTGCCGAGCGAAATGACGCCGGTGGTGGACGTTGCGGA from Paenibacillus sp. FSL R5-0341 harbors:
- a CDS encoding DNRLRE domain-containing protein; this translates as MRQEVSGINNGETLLESYIHIKSPANRFAAKYILYNQVDEELPSTLIAATRKVSEIVSSVSVRVRRSQELSNSLYVMYKAQGDLSATIQAASKVDLEGMLYVRPHNRAHGKYELLEAPRVTVNLKPVADATTRSQTHLQTINFGDTQRMMIGRDEMEQFESFIHFGDLDTRIPDLLYLEEAKLRLYYTGTLAPGAHIELHQPDTLWREYGITYANRPHSIQLLSSSYIMNTTERYVEFDMMALLQMWREGILSNVGMIIQSSGNTPIYFNTRESSKPPVLQMKYITSQIYSIGRTEIESEVFIYGAGRKDIASTLVVHSDIGLDWLKSQLYVHRYEDHMHHDIPQVIAVSRPDLDVDLIIAKRVDAELDSNVSIAESRTEEKETWVSISKPELHSQFITAIRTTRDTEGNLAVRTGLDDEKTVEIAVSHPDLPSVITVDRQMSLVSTLTISQLFNDGRDTSLIVSIPDLHASLEVSNYIKATSTLGSLLTVMYDCDSTVISEIMVNKPDLNSILQVRALDHDERAGTLEIPYLEEQLGQLYISRPDVLSSIEVKYMDVLDSHISIKEREYLDGYLQVREWKDMQSTVDVRQIVDMATELTISKPDLAAYILPRVIANEELDSIASIRKRDASDIVTTVIVKSPGNQAYFYIL
- a CDS encoding DUF1805 domain-containing protein, whose amino-acid sequence is MVTMEPIVVGEHVLVGVEVKLPKTTLLTINTSKGYIMCGALDVGLLNEKLGDRKIIAARAVGVRTLEQLLHAPMESVTTEAEAMGITVGMTGVEALLKMI
- the mtnA gene encoding S-methyl-5-thioribose-1-phosphate isomerase: MTTPEYQPLSSLIWKKDKLEMLDQRLLPETILMLKLYTPEEVWESIHSMKVRGAPAIGIAAAFGVVLGAKSYDGTTIQGWLDHVKSICAHLATSRPTAVNLFWALDRMMQKANEVVESGLSLEEGNTALEVEALLIQKEDEEVCRMIGENALPLFEDGMGVLTHCNAGGLATAKYGTATAPMYLAQERGIHLKVFADETRPVLQGARLTAFELQQAGIDVTLLCDNMAGMVMSKGWIQAVIVGTDRVAANGDVANKIGTYSVAVLAKAHNIPFYVASPLSTIDLSTPSGDLIPIEERATEEVTEGFGKRTAPQGVKVYNPAFDVTPNEYVTAIITEKGVVRAPFQENLAALFAKEEA
- the mtnK gene encoding S-methyl-5-thioribose kinase produces the protein MSQYHPFTPQDAIELAKTLPGPFAADANLDCHEIGDGNLNLVFHITDQNSDKSIIIKQALPYAKVVGESWPLSLVRARIEREILQEEYRLCPGMVPEVYHYDDDLALTVMEDLSDHVIMRKGLIEGVTYPLFAQHIGEFMARTLFFTSDLGMDQQLKKEQQGRFINPDQCKITEDLIFDEPYRIAEKNNYDSSIEDEAEALRTDGELHLEVALLREKFLTHGQALLHGDLHTGSIFVTPESTKVIDPEFAYYGPMGFDVGAVLANLLLNYASLPGWIQDETALRERQTLLLNMVRDVWTEFESRFRALWANDLIDPMAKTPGYQDLYVQQLFKDSIGFAGAKMVRRIVGLAHVADIDTISDATERERSQRKSLAIGKALIKNNRRLNTIGEVLDIVSTAVSTTKA
- a CDS encoding Dps family protein, whose amino-acid sequence is MATTNKTDQAKSVEQVLNRQVANLNVLYVKIHNYHWYVKGPNFFTLHVKFEEFYNEVTVQMDEIAERILTLKGSPAATMKEYLELSSIQEAAGGEDAKTMVQNLIEDFATLSNEYQEGIEVADAAEDQPTSDMLTGFKADLEKHMWMLRSFLG
- a CDS encoding DUF1802 family protein encodes the protein MLEPTIPALKEWASAIKALETGRQIMVMRKGGIVEETRHFELKSPAFYLYPTYEHQRKELIKSSDQSYVEESLAEWVPEASTIRITAYAEVTQDLEIRDQEMLDRLLDFHMWTADFAEDRLKWKRKDPLHVLILRVYLLKEPMEIPVLPEYNGCRSWISIPNGPVPSEMTPVVDVADFDEQVQKINEMLKM